The Arsenicicoccus dermatophilus genome contains the following window.
GTCGCGGACCGCGGCCTGCTCGGGCAGGAGCCAGTCCCCGGGGGCGCCGTCGGCGACGACCTCGTCGAGGTACTTCAGCAGGAGCGCGAAGATCCCGTCACGGACGTCCTCCGGGAGCGCGCCGTCGCGCACGTCAGCGGTGACCTCGACCTCGTTGCGCCCCACCCGGATCAGCCGGAGGTCGAAGGCGCTCTGGGGCGTCTGCGCCCAGGTCGTCGGGGTCCCCAGGACCTCGAGGGTGCGCGAGGTGAACACCTCCCTCTCCACCGCGTAGGTGAAGACGAATCGACTCGGCTCCACGACGCGATGCGCCACCTGGGCCTCACGCATCTCGGTCATGGCATCGCGCTGCTCCACCAGGCGGCGTCGCAGGTCGCAGGCCACGGAGTCGAGGGCATCGGTGAAGGACGGGGCGTCGAAGGCCCGGTGGGCATAGGCCATCGTCCGGTCCGTGACCAGGTCCTCGGTCCCCCGCACGTCCAGCCCGGCCACGGTCAGGCAGAAGTCCGGGTTGCTCGACCAGGCGCGGACCGCCCGTTCGTAGAGGGTGAGGAGCAGCACCGCCAGGCTCACGCCGTGCTGCTCGGCCCGGCGCTCCAGCACCGACCAGGTGAGCTCGTCCACGTGGTGCCGCAGGGTGGTAACCGTGCTCCCGGCCGCCACGTCGGTGGACAGACCGAGCACGTCGGCACCTCCCAGGAGCAGCGGGCCGTCGCCCGGTGCCTGACGGGGCCGTGGGCAGGCACGCGCGGTGACCAGCTCGCGGACCGCTGCGACGGAGGCGGGCACCGCGTCGCGCGCCTCTCCCGGGTCCTGGCAGGCACGGGCGAGGTCGTCGAGGACGACACCGATCGCCGCCACGTCGAGGGCCGCCAGCGAGAAGACCGTGTGCAGGACGCGGTCGTCCCCGGCGCCCTGGCTGACCGAGACCGACCAGTTGCGGCCCCGCCCGATGTCGATGCCGGAGCGCATCATGTCTCGTCGGATGCGTTCCCGGCAGCCGGCTGGGTCATGGGCGACGTCGTGGACGACCACCTGCGGTGCCGGCGCGTCCCCGTCCCGCAGCACCCCTTGCTCGACGTCGAGGACTCCCCGCAGCGCCGCATGCCGGTGCACCTGCTCGACGGCTCGCTGCAGCGTGCACACGGGAGCGGTGCCCCCGCGGAACTCGATGTACATCAGGCACTCGACAGCGCCCAGCGGCAGGTCGGGCAGACGCCCGACGGCATACGCGCGCTGCATCGAGCTCATCGCGACGGAGGTGCATGCCGTCGACCCCGAGCCATCTCCCTGGCCACTCACGTGGACCTCCTCGGACCTAGGCGCTCATGATGTGAATATCATTATCATATGCTTAGGTGAGGCTAACCTGATAGTCGGAGCTGAGGAGATGAGTCGATGACGGAACAGGCACGGACCCCGCACCAGGCGGGGCAGGCCGCTCTGGGGGAGCTGCTCGCCCCGGTCAGAGGGCAGCTCCTCGCCGCCCGGGTCCTGGGAGGGCTCTCGGCCCTGCTGGCCATCGCCCCCTACGTCGCGCTCGTGGAGCTCGGCCGTGTCCTCCTCGACGGAAGCCCGGACCCGGCCCGGGTCGAGACGGTGACCCGCTGGCTGGTCGCCACCTTCCTCACCCAGCTCTTCGTCCACTTCCTGGCGCTGACGGTCTGCCACTTCGCCGACCTGCGACTGGCCAGGCACATCAGGGCAGGGCTCGTCGACCATCTCTCCCGGGCACCGCTGTCGTGGTTCACCGCCGGCAACTCCGGGCGGGTGCGCAAGGCCGTGCAGGACGACATCAAGACCCTGCACCACCTGATCGCGCATGCTCCCGTGGACACCACCATGGCCGTGGTGACTCCCGTGGGTCTCGTGGCCTACGCCTTCGTCGTGGACTGGCGGCTCGGCCTGCTGTCGATCGCGACCCTGCCCGCCTACGTCGGCCTGCAGCTGATCAGCATGAAGGGGATGGGCGAGAAGACTGCGGCCATGGACCAGCGGCTGTCGGAGGTCTCCGCGACGCTGATCGAGTTCTGCGACGGGATAGAGGTCGTCCGGGCCTTCGGCAGGGCAGGAGAGGCCCACGACCGGTTCCGCCACGCGTCAGGTCGGTTCGTGGAGTTCTTCCTGGCCTGGGTGCAGCCGCTGATGCGCGTCTCGGCCTTGTCCGAGGCGCTCGTCAGCACGTCCGTGCTGCTCTTCGTCAACTCCGCCGTCGGTGCGCTCCTGGTGCGGTCCGGTCAGGTGCAGGTGATCGACCTGCTGACGACGACCCTCATCTCGCTGGTGGTGCCGGGCACCGTCCTGGTGCTCGGCAGCTCGGCCTGGTCGTACCAGCTGGCCGGATCCGCCGCACTGCGCATCCGGGAGCTGCTCGACACCCCCGCCCTGACCGATCCGGGCGTCGGGGACGGGACGCCCAGGCCGCAGGACGCCACGGTCGAGCTCGACCGGGTGTGCTTCAGCTATCCCGGGTCGACGGCGGAGGGCGCAGCACTCACCGACGTGACGGCGACGCTGCCGCAGGGGTCGGTCACGGCGCTCGTCGGCCCGTCGGGCTCCGGGAAGTCCACCCTGGCCACCATGGTCGCGCGATTCCACGACCCCACCTCCGGCTCCATCCGCATCGGAGGCGTGGACATCCGCGAGATCCCCGACGTCTACGAGCACGTCGCCTTCGTCCTGCAGAATCCGCAGCTCCCCGACATACCGATCCGGGAGATCGTGCGTCTCGCCCGACCTGATGCCGACGACGAGGCCGTCGTCGACGCCGCGAGGCGAGCTCGCATCTGGGACGACATCGCCGCGCTCCCGGAGGGCCTCGACTCCCGGGCCCAGCTGTCCGGAGGACAGCGCCAGCGGATCGCCATCGCCCAGACCATCCTCGCCGACCGTCCCGTGGTGATCCTCGACGAGGCCACCACGGCGACCGACCCGGACGTCGAGGCCGAGATCCAGGCCGCCCTCAGCGAGCTGGCGGTCGGCCGCACCGTGCTCGTCATCGCGCACAGCCCCGAGTCCGTCCTCGGGGCCGACCAGGTGATCGCCCTGGACCGGGGCAAGGTCGCCTGCGTGCTCGACCATCCCTCCCGGGAGGACCTCACCCGCCTCATGTCCTACGACCTTTCGGAGATGCCGCATGTCTGACCCGCACAGCTCTGGAGTCCCGACCTGGCGTGATCCGCTCCTCCTGCAGGCCCTGCACCCGCACCTGAGTCCCGAGGGCCGACGGGCCCAGCGGACGTTCCTGGTGAAGTGTGCTCTCGGCGGAGTCCTGGACGGCACGGCGGTGTCGCTGCTGATGCCCCTGTCCTCGGCACTGGCGCAGGACCGACCCGTGGGTCCCCTGATCGCGCTCCTGGGGGCCGTCGCGCTGGGGGCCGGCCTGCTGCGATATCTCTCCGCACGATCCGGCTACCTCACCGCCGTCGACTACCTGAACCACTCCAACGAGCGACTCGGACGCTGCCTCGCACAGCTGCCGCTGGGATGGTTCTCCCACGACCGAACCGCCGTGCTCGCGCGATTCGTGGCCCGGGACAGCGTCCTGGTCGCCGAGACCGCCGCGCAGCTGACCGGTCAGATCGTCACCCACGCGGTCGCGCTGGTGACCATGGTGGTGGGGACGCTCCTGTGGAATCCCCGCATCGGGCTGGGACTCGCCGCCCTCGCACCGATCATCGCGATCGTCCTGGTCCTGGCCCAGAGCGTGCTGCGGCGCTCCAGCACGATCAGCATCCCCAGCGAGGACGAGCTGGCGCACCGGCTGGTCGAGTTCGCCGCCTGCCAGCCCATGCTCCGCGCTGCGGGCCGGTCGACGCGCTTCGCACCCCTGGAGGAGGCCGCCCGCGACAACGACCGCGCCCGGCTGAAGGAGATGTGGCTCAGCATCCTGCCGATCATGATGAACGGCACGGCCCTCCAGCTGCTGGTCGTGACCGCGATCACGCTGGTGGTCCACGGCTCCCTGGGGGCCGTGACGACCGTCGTGTTCATCGGGCTCCTGCTGCGCTATGCCCGCACCCTCGAGCAGCTCGGCCAGCTGACCCTCGACCTGAACCCGGTCCGCCGGCCGCTGCAGCACCTGAACGCGGTCTGCTCCACCCCGTCGCTGCCCGAGCCGCCGAGCTCGGCGCCCCACCGGGGCCATACCCTGGAGCTGGAGCACGTGACGTTCGGCTACGACTCGGGCCGCCCCGTGGTTCGCGACATCTCGTTCACCGTCCCCGAGCGGACCATGACGGCTGTCGTCGGACCGTCCGGCTCCGGCAAGACGACGATCGCGCGCCTCGTCGCGAGGTTCTGGGACGTCGATGCCGGCACCGTGCGCCTCGGTGGGACCGACGTCCGTGACCTGCGCCATGCCGACCTGATGGCCCAGATGTCCATGGTCTTCCAGGACGTGTACCTCTACGACGACACGGTGCTGGAGAACATCCGGGTCGCCCGCCCCGACGCCAACGACGCAGAGGTCAAGGCTATCGCCGACCTCGCGGGCGTGACCCCGATCGCGGAGAGGATCGGCTGGGACGCCCGGGTCGGCGAGGGCGGCCGGGCACTGTCCGGTGGTGAGCGGCAGCGGGTGTCGATCGCCCGCGCCCTCCTCAAGCGAGCCCCCGTCGTCCTCTTCGACGAGGCCACCTCGGCCCTGGACGCCGAGAACGAGCAGAACGTCCTCGCCGCCGTGCAGCAGCTTCGCGCCTCCTCGACCTTCCTCGTCATCGCCCACAAGCTCGACACCGTGCGGGACGCCGACCAGATCGTCGTGCTGGACGAGGACGGCCACGTCGCCGAGGTGGGCACCCATGACGAGCTCCATGCCGCCCAGGGGGCCTATCGCCGCTTCTGGGATCGCCGTGAGGCCGCCGTCGGATGGCAGCTGGCGAGCGGGGACCCGCAGGGCTCGTGATGCGCGAGACGACGCTGGCGGCCTGTCACCCGGTCGAGGCGATGCGCCCCTTCCTGACGGTCGACCGGTTGGACGACGCCCAGCGCGCCCGGTGGGCCCGGCTGCGACGACGCCGTGACCGGGACGCCTTCGTCGCCGCTCGAGTCCTGGCGAGCCTGCTCTGGAGCTGTCTGCGTGGACGCCCGGCACACGAGTGCCGGCTGGAGC
Protein-coding sequences here:
- a CDS encoding ABC transporter ATP-binding protein, whose translation is MTEQARTPHQAGQAALGELLAPVRGQLLAARVLGGLSALLAIAPYVALVELGRVLLDGSPDPARVETVTRWLVATFLTQLFVHFLALTVCHFADLRLARHIRAGLVDHLSRAPLSWFTAGNSGRVRKAVQDDIKTLHHLIAHAPVDTTMAVVTPVGLVAYAFVVDWRLGLLSIATLPAYVGLQLISMKGMGEKTAAMDQRLSEVSATLIEFCDGIEVVRAFGRAGEAHDRFRHASGRFVEFFLAWVQPLMRVSALSEALVSTSVLLFVNSAVGALLVRSGQVQVIDLLTTTLISLVVPGTVLVLGSSAWSYQLAGSAALRIRELLDTPALTDPGVGDGTPRPQDATVELDRVCFSYPGSTAEGAALTDVTATLPQGSVTALVGPSGSGKSTLATMVARFHDPTSGSIRIGGVDIREIPDVYEHVAFVLQNPQLPDIPIREIVRLARPDADDEAVVDAARRARIWDDIAALPEGLDSRAQLSGGQRQRIAIAQTILADRPVVILDEATTATDPDVEAEIQAALSELAVGRTVLVIAHSPESVLGADQVIALDRGKVACVLDHPSREDLTRLMSYDLSEMPHV
- a CDS encoding ABC transporter ATP-binding protein — translated: MSDPHSSGVPTWRDPLLLQALHPHLSPEGRRAQRTFLVKCALGGVLDGTAVSLLMPLSSALAQDRPVGPLIALLGAVALGAGLLRYLSARSGYLTAVDYLNHSNERLGRCLAQLPLGWFSHDRTAVLARFVARDSVLVAETAAQLTGQIVTHAVALVTMVVGTLLWNPRIGLGLAALAPIIAIVLVLAQSVLRRSSTISIPSEDELAHRLVEFAACQPMLRAAGRSTRFAPLEEAARDNDRARLKEMWLSILPIMMNGTALQLLVVTAITLVVHGSLGAVTTVVFIGLLLRYARTLEQLGQLTLDLNPVRRPLQHLNAVCSTPSLPEPPSSAPHRGHTLELEHVTFGYDSGRPVVRDISFTVPERTMTAVVGPSGSGKTTIARLVARFWDVDAGTVRLGGTDVRDLRHADLMAQMSMVFQDVYLYDDTVLENIRVARPDANDAEVKAIADLAGVTPIAERIGWDARVGEGGRALSGGERQRVSIARALLKRAPVVLFDEATSALDAENEQNVLAAVQQLRASSTFLVIAHKLDTVRDADQIVVLDEDGHVAEVGTHDELHAAQGAYRRFWDRREAAVGWQLASGDPQGS